In Halobacterium noricense, the genomic stretch CCTACGAGGCCTGGAAGGGCGAATTCGAGGCCGCAGCCTCCGCGGCGGGTGGCTGGGCGCTGCTGGTCTACGACAGCCACTCCGAGCAGCTGCGCAACGTCGTCGTCGACAAGCACGACAAGGGCGCGCTCTGGGGCTCCCATCCGATTCTGGCCCTCGACGTCTGGGAGCACTCCTACTACTACGACTACGGTCCCGCCCGTGGCGACTTCGTCGACAACTTCTTCGACGTCGTCGACTGGGACGACGTCGCGGACCGCTACGAGGACGTCGCTGCGCGCTTCGAGTAGCGTTACACATCCGCCGTTTTTCTTCGCGCTACGCGTCGTCGGGAGCGACTGGTGCGAACGCGCCGGCACCGTACTCGTCGGCGAGGCCGTGGACGACGTCGGTGAGCGTGCCGAAGTCGTAGCTGGTGCCGTCCGAATCCAGGCCGACGACGACGCCGACCTGGGCGTCGTCGTCCGTGACGAACGTCCGGAACAGCTCCCACGTGTCGAACCCGCGGTGCGTGTACCGGAACTCCGAGTAGTGGAGGCGGTTGTACGTCTGGCGTGTGACGAAGCCGTAACGTTCGTTGTCGAGGTGTTTCTCGACAGCGACGTCTTCGATGCGTTCGGCGACGTCATCGCGGAGGTACAGCGGCTGTTGGGTGCGTTGGTCGAGTACCCAGACGTCTCGGAGAGGGTCGCCGAGCGCGTCGTGGAGGGCGTCGACCAGCGCGGCCTTCCCGTCGTCGAGACCCGACTGGGGCTGCGTGTCGTACGTTGTCATACGGACCGTTCGTCCGTGGTTGCGACGGACGCTCAGATAAGCGTTCCCCACGACCGGCGCGCCACCGGGGGTTTTTTCGTCGCGACGCACGCACGTCGAGTATGCCCGTTCCGAAGGACGACTTCGAGACATTCCACCCGTGTGACTTCTACACGCCGGCGGAGCTCCTCGACGAGGACGAGATGTACACCGTCTACGAGATTGCGCGCCTCCTCCAGGACTTGGCGGCCGACGCGGAACTGGACCCGAACACGGAGAACGTGCTCCTCGATTGGGCGATTCCGTGGATTATGAACCACAGCGACGACCTCGTCGTCGCCGAACCCCGCGAGGAGGAAGAGCCCGGCTACTACGGCGTTGCGGAAGACGCCTGAGGCGTCTTCCGCGGCCCGTCAAAACGCGCAGCGTTTTGCGGACCATCGATACCGAATAGTTACCGCTGTCGGGCGGCCCGCGCCGCCAACTCGATGTTCTCGATTGCGCCAGTCGTGACGCTCGGGCCGTGGCCTGCGTGCATCACGTCGAGGTCGTCGACGACGTCGAGCACGCGGTCGATGCTTCTCAGGAGTGTGTCACGGTCGCCACCCTCCAGGTCGGTGCGGCCGAACGCGCCGTTGGCGAACACGAGGTCCGCGGCGAACAACACGCTCGCGTCCTGCGAGTAGAAGGCCAAGTGGTGTGGCTCGTGGCCGGGTGTGTGCAGGGCCTCGTAGTCGTGGTCGCCGATAGCGACGGTGTCGCCGTCCGCGAGTTCGTGGTCGATGCCATCGTCGCTGGCGTCGAAGCCCCAGGCATCGACGTCGAAGGCGGCTTTCACGTCGTCGAGGTTGCCGACGTGGTCGGGGTGGGGGTGTGTGACAAGTACTGCGTCGAGATCGTCGACGTGCTCGCGGACGGGACTGCCGACATCGAAGTTCGCACCTGGGTCCACGAGCGCCGTGCGGTCGCCCTCCACGAGGAAGGCGTTGCTCGTGAACGCGTCGACGCCGGCAGCGAGATTGGTGGCCATACGCTGGCTACGCTGTCCGACACTTAGGCGTTGGCGGGACGCGAATGCGAGGAGAAGCGTGTGCGGCGGCTGTCGGTCGCTAGCGCGGTGCGCCGACGAGGACGAGTTCGGAGTAGTGGTCGCGGTTGCGAATCTGGCGGGACTCCTCGGCGTCGATGCGGATGGCTTCGCGTTCGTCTAGGGAAACAGTCGCGTCCCCGAACTCCACGTCGACACCACCCTCGACAACGTAGTAGACCTCTTCCTGGCCGGAGTCGCGGTGGTCGTGTTCCATGCCCTCGGCGTTGGGTTCCATCGTGAACAGCGTGAACGCCACCTCCTCGGTGTCGAGGGCGTCTTTCATTCGGAACATCTTCGCGCGGGCGTCGTCCGGCAGCGCCGATTCGGCGTCAGCTATCGTCGCCTTCTGGTACGGCATACCGGGAACTGGGGCAGGCCGGTACTTCTGGTTAGTGGCCGTTGCCTTCGGAGCGCTTTTGTCCACGGCGCGAGCATCCACGTCCAACATGCGAGTCCGTCTTCTCGACACGACCGACGACCCGGAAGAACTCATCTGCCGGGGCGCGCGCAACGACTACATGAGCGGCTGGGTCGCCGAACAGGACTTCGAGGAAGCGATGGACGGCGTCGAGGGCGATAATATTGAGGACCAGAAAGCGAACTTCCTCGCGAAGCTCCTCAAGCGCGGGCACTACGGGCCTTTCGAGCACCCGAGCGCGACGTTCGCCATCGAGGGGATGAGTCGGTCGTGTATGGCCCAGCTCACTCGGCATCGGCACGCGAGCTTCGACGTGCAGTCGATGCGGTACGTCGCCTTCGACGAGGTCGACCCCGCGGACGTCGAGGAGGGTGAGATGGTGGTGACGCCGCCGTCGGCGACCGACCCGGATTGGATCGGCCGCAATCAGAAGAACGCGGACGTCGACGAAGAGACTATCGAGCAGCGCGAGGAAATCTTCCAGCAGTCCGTCCGGCAGTCCGTCGAGGACTACCAGGAGTTGCTGGAACTCGGGATGCCGCCAGAGGACGCGCGATTCGTCCTGCCGATTGGGACCGAAGTGAACGTCGTCGTCACGCTGAATCCGCGGTCGCTGATGCACATCGCGGACATGCGGGCGGCCGCGGACGCCCAGTGGGAGATCCGGGACCTCACCGAGCAGCTGCTGGACCTCGCTGCGGAGTGGTGTCCGCACACGTTCGACTACTACGAAGCGGAGATGAAACACCGGAAGAACCGCCTCGCACCCTGAGACTGGGTGTGGCCGTTAGTCGTCGTCCCGGAACCGCTGGACGACGCCCGCGGTGAACGCGACGGCTGCCGCGGCCGCGCCGAACCCAGGCGCATTACCGCCCGTCGACCCCGATGCTGTCGCTGTTTCCGACTGCGTTCCCGTCCCGCTGGTAGTGGATTCGGACTGCTGGACTGATTCTCGGAGTTCGATGCGCTCGGTCGCGCGGACGTCCCGGGAGGACGCCGCGACGGAGACGTCGTACTCGCCGTAGTCGACGGCCCACTCGTCGGCCTCGTCGTCCCAGTACCGGAACGCCTCGCGGTCGAGTTTCACGGAAACCGTCTCGGTCTCGCCGGCGGCGACGTCGGTCTTTGCGATGCCTGCGAGTTCCTTCGGCGGTCGCTCGACGCTTGGGTCGACCGCGCCGACGTACACTTGGACGGCTTCCGCGCCGTCCCGGTCGCCGGTGTTCGTCACGTCGACGCTCACGGTCAGGCCATCCACGGGCGTCGTCGCGGCCCGCGAGACGGACGCGTTCTCGTACTCGAAGGCCGTGTAGGACTCGCCGTGCCCGAACGGGAACAGCGGCTCGATGTCGTGCTCGTCGAAGTGACGGTAGCCGACGAACACGCCCTCGTCGTAGTACGCGGTTCCGTCGATGCCCGGGTAGCCGCGCGCGCCGTTCGGTAGCGAATCAACTGCCTGCGGGAGGTAGTCGCCGAGGGACTCGGCGAACGTGACCGGCGTCTTCCCGGAGGGGTTCGTCTCCCCGAACAGGACGTTTGCGAGTGCGCGACCGCCTTCCTGGCCTGGGAACCAGAGCTGGAGGACGGCCGTCACGGCAGCCAGCCACGGCATCGCGACCGGCGACTCCGCGTTCGAGACGACGGCGGTGTCGGCGTTGGCGTCCGCAACCGCGGAGATGACTGCGTTCTGGTTGCCGGGGAGCGCGAACTCGTGGCGGTCGTCGCCGTAGAACGTGTCCGTCTTCGCGAGCACGATGGCTGTGTCCGCGCTCGCGGCGGCATCCGCAGCCTCCTGGACGGCCGCTGGTGGCGTCCATTCGAGGTTGACGGGCGGCGTGCCGACGGCGTCCACGCGAATTTCGTGAGACTGCCCGGCCTCCAGTTCGAGCGTGTACTCCTCGGTCTTCGGCCCCATGAAGCCGCCACCTTCGTTCGTGACGACTTCCTCACCGTCGACGTAGAGGCGACTGGGCGCTTGGCTCGTCAACGCGAGCGCGTACGTCCCCGACTCCGACGGCGTGACGGTCCCGGTCCAGCGAACGGAGACGTTCTCGGCGTCGATGCCCGAGAGGTCGTCTTCGGTCAACGCCACGTTGTCCTCGACGCGAGTGCGCGTGGGCGACCCCGACCAATCGGCGTTCGGGTAGTACTTTGCAGTGAGGCCAGCGCCGTTCCCCGACGCCGGCGTGAACGCGTCCGGGCCGACGAGTTCGCGCGGGTCGGTCGCGACGGTGGTCACGGTGACGTCGCCGGCGACCTCTCGAATGCCGTCGGCAGGACTGATGCGTCGAATCGCGTCGATGTGGTCGCTCCCGCCGACGCTGGGCTTGAACGACTCGACGTTCGGGCCGACGAGCGCGAGTTCGTCCAGCGAGTCCGCGTCCAGCGGGAGCAGGTCGTCGTTTTTCAACAGGACGGTGCCCTCCTCGGCGACGTGTTGGGCGGTCTGGTAGTGCTCGTCGGTGCCGCGAGCGGGGTCGCTGCCGGCCTGTTCGCCGGCGAGCGCGCCGGTCTGCTGTTGGGAGTGCAGTCCTCGCTGGACCATGTCGTCGACGACCGTCGTCTCGTTGACGCGGTCGGCTTCGACGGCGTCCGCGAGCGCGTCCCCGAAGTACGTCCCGCTGGGCATCTCGACGTCGAGGCCGTTGACGGCCGCGTGGACGGTACTGTGGGTGCCGCCCCAGTCGGAGACGACGAGCCCGTCGAACTCCCTCTTTGAGGATGTCGTCGAGCAGGTCGTCGTGCTCGCTGGAGAAGATGCCGTTGATGCGGTTGTACGCGGTCATGATTGCGCCCGCGTCGCCGTCGGCGACGGCGGCCTCGAACGGTCGGAGGTAGAGTTCGCGGAGTGCGCGTTCTCCGACGACGACGTTGTGCTCGGAGTACGAGAAGTAGTCCAGGACGTCGCCCGTCGAACTCGCCTGGTTGTAGCACGCGAAGTGCTTGGGTGTCGCGATGACGCCCTCTGATTGGACCGCGCCCGTGTAGGCGGCGGCGATGGTGGACGCGAGGAACGGGTCTTCGCCGAGCGTCTCGGCGTTGCGTGCGTGGAGGGGCACGCGGAACAGGTCCATCGAGGGGCCGAGCAGCATCTGTACGCCGCCGGATTTCGCTTCGCGGGCGATGGCGCGGGCTTGCTCGTCCACGAGGTCCGGGTCGAAGGTGGCTGTGGCCGCAATCGGGTGCGGGAACGCGGTTGTCGGGTCGCCGAGTGAGGCTCCCGTCGGCCCGTCGGCCATCACGATGCTGGGGACGTCGAGGCGTTCGACTCCGGGGAGTGTGCCGGCGACGCCGTCCGGGCCGCCGCTGCCGCCACGGGTGCGTCGGACTTTCTCGTCGAGGGTCATCTCGGCGACGATGTCCGCGACGTCTCTGGTGTCGGTTGCTTGGGCGGCGGCGAGGTCGGTTGCTGTGAGCAGCGGGACGGCGGCGGTTCCGCCCGCGGCCTTGAGGAACATTCGTCGTGTCGCGCCAGTCGTGTGCTCACCGTTACCGTGTGTGTCGTCTGGCATCCAATCGAGAACATACACGGAATTAAATAAATGTTTGTACAGCTATTGAGTGTATTTTTGGAAATAATTTTCCACTCGTTGTGAAACATTTTCTCCCAATACAGCTACCGAGGAATACGTGGCCGCTGTGCGAGCGCCGCGAACCACACGCTGTCCCACTCCGTGCCTTCTTGAGTGGCGACATCATCGGATGGCCTAATGACCGACGACGCGCGCCTCGTCTCCCGGCTCCAACAGTTCGGGTTCTCCGAGAAGGAAGCCAGCGTCTACCTCGAAGCCGTCGAACGCGGCCGCGGCACGCCGAGCGACCTCGCCACGGACGCCGGCGTCTCCACCAGCTACGTCTACGACGTCTGTGACGACCTCGAACGAGAAGGACTGGTCACTGTCGACGACCACCAGACACCCACGCAAATCCGTGCGACACCGCCCTCGGAGGCACTCGAAGAGCGCGTCCACACCATGACCGAGACGATGCGCGAACTCGACGAACAGTACGAGCGCCCCGACGACGACTTCGACACGCTCGAACTAATCCGGTCGCGCCAGACGCTACTGCGGCGCGTCCGGTCGTTCGTCGAGGCCGCCGACGACGAAGTATTCGTGACGCTCCCGGCAGACGCCTTCGACGAACTCGCGACCGTAATCCGGGGTGCCGTCGAACGGGGCTGTCTCGTCCTCGTCGCTGTCAGTGGGCTCGACGAGGCCACCTTGGACGCTCGATACGGCGACGTGGCCACTGTCGTCAAGTCGTGGTCGAAAGACGAGTCCATGTACCTCTGTATCGACCAGCAGCGTGGCGTCATCGCGCCAGCCACCCTCCTCGGCTGGGACCACGGCGACGCCAGCGCCGTCACGTTCCAGAACTACTCCACCGCGGTCGCCATCGAGAGCGCGTTCCTCGGCACCGTCTGGGCAGCCTCCGAACCGCTGTCCGTTCGCCGTCCCGCTGCGCTCCCCCACGATTACGGCGACAACTTTCGGCGCGCACTCTACGACGCCACCCTCCTCCGCCGTGCCGGCCGTAGCGTCGATGCGATGCTGTCAGTCCGGCCGACCGAGACCAGCGAGGACCCACAGACGATTACGGGGACGATTACCGGGACGAAACAGGGGCTCGTCGCTCCCAGGACTAGCGATTTCGGGATGGAGAACATGCTCTCCGTCGACACTGGCGACCGGTCGGTGACTGTTGGTGCGGTCGGTGCGTTCCTCGAGGACTACGAGGCGACGAACGTGGTGTTGCGGGACGGCGAGTGAGCGTGCACGCTCGGTTGCGAGTCGATTTATTGCTGTTTTGGCCTGCTCGTCGTTCAAGGGCCTTCCGGAAATATCGATTGTCACAGTTAAGTCCAGCGCAAACTTTAAGTATCACTGGCCCTTACCTATAGTTATAGACGGGTCCCCGGGAGCCCACTGTGGCCGGCATCCCGGACCGGAATTCAACATGAGTACGAAGACAATCCAACAGTACAGCGGAACGGCACAGCACGAGACGGACACGACCGAAACCGAACACGCGCAGACCCACACCTGCCCCGAATGTGGCGGATCCCTCGAACAGGACGAAACTCACGGCGAGACCATCTGTGTCGACTGTGGCCTCGTCGTCGAAGAGGACGACATCGACCGCGGCCCCGAGTGGCGCGCGTTCGACTCCAGCGAGCAGGACGAGAAATCCCGCGTCGGTGCCCCCACGACGAAGCTGATGCACGACAAGGGGCTGTCGACGAACATCGGCTGGCAGGACAAAGACGCCTACGGCAACAGCCTCTCGTCCAGCCAGCGCCAGAAGATGCAGCGCCTCCGCAAGTGGAACGAGCGCTTCCGCACCCGCGACAGCAAGGAGCGCAACCTCAAGCAGGCGCTCGCAGAAATCGAACGCATGGGGAGCGCGCTCGGCCTCCCGGAGGACGTCCGTGAGACCGCCTCGGTCATCTACCGCCGCGCCCTCAGCGACGACCTCCTCCCCGGCCGCAGCATCGAAGGCGTCGCATCCGCGGCCATCTACGCTGCCGGCCGGCAGGCCAACCACCCGCGCAGCATCAAGGAAGTCGCGAACGTCAGCCGCGTCGACGACATGGAGTTCAAGCGGACGTACCGCTACATCGTCCGCGAACTCGGCCTCGCCGTCAAGCCTGCCGACCCCACCAGCTACGTCGGCCGCATCGCCTCTGAGCTCGACGTCGAAGACCACGTCGAACGCCGCGCCCGCCAGCTGCTCGACACCGCCGACGGCACGGGCGTGTTTAACGGTAAATCCCCAGTCGGCCTCGCCGCCGCAGCCATCTACGCTGCCGGCCGCCTGACCGCCACCCGCTCCACGCAGGACGACGTCGCCGCAGCCGCCGACATCAGCACGGTCACTATCCGCAACCGCTACCAGGAACTGCTCGAAGTCGCCGACACCACGTCGGCCTAACGCTCTCCGAGTAGTTCGGTAGCGTCGCCGTCCCTCGATGGATTCCCGAGACTACGTGTGTGTCACTCTCGCAGCGTGCAGCCGAGACGAAACCGTTATTTGTACACCTCGGCTACGAAAGAGTGGACGCGCTCCGTTGGTGTAGTCCGGCCAATCATCTTGCCCTCTCACGGCAAGGACCAGGGTTCGAATCCCTGACGGAGCACTCTTCTGAGGAACGAAGTGACGAAGAAGGAAGCGCACGGAAGGGATTCGAATCCTACCAGTCGCGCGCAGCGAACGGCGTGAGCGAGCACGTCTGGGTCCGGTTCGAATCCCTGACGGAGCACTTCTCTACAACCCACATCGGCCAGCAACAGCCAACCGAGTGCCTCAACGCTCGACTCTGGGTGTTTTATTACAGATCGTACAACTCACGTTTGGTTCGATCAGCTTCAGGTGGTGCTGTGTGTTCGGGTTTTGTGGAGACGGCGCCCAGCCTAACTGTATAGGCATACCCTGGAAGAGGGTGGCTGGGTATTGTAGAGAATGGTGAATCCGATGGCCAGTAAAAACGTCCAATCCGATGGAATCACGGAAGAGTGCACAGCCTGTGGCCGCGAGCAGCCACACAGCGTTACAATCGATATTCTCACCGAAAGCGACAAAGACGAGAACGCGTCGTTCTCTCGGGAACCCTACCGAGTTGCTGAATGCCAGGCCTGCGGCACCACTACCAAAACCCGCATGAACAACGTCTAGCGTGGCCGTTTCCCACCCTCTGGAATACCCTTACTGACCGAACGCAGTCTATTACTAGGTGATCTGATGCGTTCGTTCCGACACAGTCACGCCACCTTCGTTAGTCGAAGCGGAGCATTTCAACGAGACCGGCCTCGCTCGATTCGTGGTGTTCGACCTCCAGTCTCTGCTGATTCGCCAGTGCTACTACCTCTACTCCGAGGCCGTAGCGGATGTCTCGACGGCTGACCTCTGTCGTCACACGCTACTGATTGATGACGACAACCCGCCACCGCTCGTACTGTCTCCTACTGCTCAGCCACGTCGACATCGACGAGAGAGCCTCAAGACCGAGCGACGAAGTACGGCCTCGAAGACGAAATCGACGCCTTGCCCCGGTATCTCGAAACGCACGGTGGAATTGACGACGAACACCTCCCGAGTGGGACGAGTTCCAGGAGTCGGCAGCTGACTACGAGGTGAGTCTACCATAAGACCAACATTCGGCTGTGAGCACATCGAGAACGAGTTCCAGCGAATTGCAGATGGGCTGTCTGATCCACTTACGGTTTGCCTGATCGGTGGTGGCGCGATGGCGGTGTGTGACCTTGTTTGCAGCCACCTTCGAGAGTTCGCTGCTGCCAGTTGGGACAAGTAGAGGGCTCAAAGCTATCCAGCGCGAAAACCCACGGCTTTCGTCGTTGGCTGAGGTTGGGGGTGCTCTTTACGGTTTCTGATCAATTCTCTTCGACACCCGTATTCGAACAAGGTATTCTTAATTCAGCAAAAGTCGAATATTGTCTGGGAAAAGGTTAAGTTATAGGATTTAATCCACCTACATAGAGGAGACTATGACCCAAGAACAATCCATGCCCGCGGGAAACGCGGCAATTGAGGAGCGATACGAGCAGTACCTCATGCCAATCTGGAAAAGCCTCAACGTCCCAATTAAACGCGCTGAAGGCTGTACCGTCGAGGACTTCGATGGCAACGAATACCTCGACGTCTTCTCCGGCATTTCCGTTACAAACGCCGGACATCGAAACGAAGCTGTCGTTGAGGCCGCCAAAGACCAGCTCGATGAATTCATCCACGGCTGTACGTACCTGCACCCACATCAACCAGCCGCGGACCTCGCCGAGAAATTAGCCGAAGTAACACCGGGGGACCTGCAGAAAACCTTCTTCGCGAATTCGGGGACAGAAGCCGTGGAAGGTGCTGTGAAACTCGCCCGGAAGTACACTGGCTCGAAGGAAGTGGTCGCCCTGGAGATGTCCTTCCACGGGCGTACGCTTGGCTCTCTATCTCTTACTGGGAACAAGGCCTACAAGGACGAGATGGCGCCGACGCTGAATGACGTCGCACACGTAGCTCCGCCGTACAGCTACCGATGTCCACGCTGTGATGGCGACTCCTGTACGGCGGATTGCGCAAACCAGCTCGAGCGCATTATTGAAACGCATACGTCCGGTGATCTCGCTGCCGTTATTGTCGAGCCAATCATGGGTGAGGGCGGGATTATCGTTCCGCCGGAGGGGTGGCTTGAACGAATTCAGGAAATCACACACGAGCACGGTGGCTTGCTGATCGTTGACGAGGTACAGACGGGCTACGGACGGACAGGGGAAATGTGGGCTAGCGACCATTTCGATGTTGTCCCAGACATCATGCCGCAAGCAAAAGGGATTGCAAACGGCCTGCCACTCGGCGCATTTACTGCCCGCGAGGAAATCGCCAACGCCTTCGAATCCGGCGATCACCTCTCAACATTCGGCGGGAACCCAGTTGCCTGTGCAGCAGCCCAAGCAACCATCAAGGAGTTACAGGATGGCTTAGTTGCGAATGCACGCGAACAGGGTGCCTGGCTCGGTGATCGGTTAGCTGACCTCGAAGCAGCCTACGAGGTCGTCGGGGATACCCGAGGCCTCGGGCTGATGCAAGGCGTCGAATTAGTCGACCCATCGGAGACGGGGCCGATGGACGTTGCACCAGCACCAGACGCCAAACTCGCAAAACGCGTCGGCAACCAACTCCGTGAAGACGGGATTGTGATGGGCGTTGGTGGGTTCTACTCGAACGTCCTCCGCTTCCAGCCCCCACTCCCGATTTCCCGAGAGCAACTCGAACGCACCGTCACCACCATCGAAGACGCGCTCGACAGAGAAACTCGCTAACTGTCCGTTCTTTCTCCTTCCGACCGTAGAGGGTGGCGTCCACAACAGACAGTGAACTTCATCCATCCAACGAACGCGCTCCCGCTGACCACCACGAAAACGTCGCAATAGATGGGGGTGTCGTCTCTCAATTAATTCCGAAAACTAGGCGTTGAGGGATCCCTTCATAGAGAGCGCACTGTCCGGGACTGTACCGTCGTGATGCCAGCCTCTGGCGTCGTAGTAGGCGTCGAGGGCGTCCTCGAAGCCGGGGAGTTGGTCTTCGTAGGGGAGGCGGTCGTCGTCGCGGTCGAGGCCGCGCTGATTGTTGAAGTGACGCTCCAGTGTCACGATTCGACTGCCGACGTCCAGCAGTTCCTCGAAATCCGCGCCGAACAGCATCTCGTAGCGTTCGGGAGTCATGTAGTCCCTAGAGAATTTGCAGACGACGCCGCTGTCGGTGAGCGCCATCAGGTTCTCGCGTTCGACCAGCCGCTGAGCCTTCCCGTCGAACCCACGGGGAGCCATCGCCTCGTCGTCGGGGACGAGCGGATACTCCACGGAGTAGAAGGTGGCGTACATGTGGTCCGCACCGCGATTCGAAACAGCGTAGGAGAGGCCTTGGCCGTGGAGGATGCGACCCTCGTGGGCAGCGAAATCCATATTCTTGACCGACCAATTCTCGACGCCCAACTCGTCGTGGACGCGCCCAATTCCCTCCGCGAGTTCGTCGCCGACACCCTCGCGGTGGGCGATCTGTTCGACGAGTTCCCAGACGAGGTCCTCGTTGCCGAACTCGTCGTTGGCCGCCAGGTAGGCCGCGACCGTGTTCCCCGCCGAAATCGCGTCAAGGCCGTATTCATCGCAGAGCTGGTTGGACTTCATCACGTCCACGATGTCGTCGACCCCGGAGTTGGAGCCAAAGGCCATCGCCACCTCGAACTCCGGCCCCTCGGTTTCGACGCCGCGGGCCTCGTCGCGGGTTGGGAGTTTGCAGGCGAACGCGCACGCCGAGCACGTTCCTTTCTCGTATTTTTTCTCGGCGATGGCGTCGCCGTTGATGCCTTCGACGCCCTCGAAGGACTGCTCGGAGAAATAATAGGAAGGGAGGCCGTCCATTTCGTTGGCGAGATCCATCACGGACACCGTCCCCTGTTCTTTCATGATGTGGTCGTCGGTGGCCGCCTCGCGGTGTATTTCCATCTGGCCCGTTGGCACGTCGATGTCGGGACGGGAATCACCGTCGAAGGTGAGGGCTTTCACATTCTTCGAGCCGAGGACGGCACCGAGCCCACCACGACCGAACGCGCGTTCCTCGGTCGTCATGACCGAGGCAAAACGGACGAGATTCTCGCCGGCCGGGCCGATACAGGCGACGTGTTCGGATTCGAGGCCGTGTTCGGCCTCGATGTGCGCGCACGTCTCCGGGACCGTCGCACCAACTAGGTCCGGCACTTCCTCGAAGGTGACGCCGTCGTCGCGGACGTGCACGATGACGAGGTTGTCGCTGGCTCCGGTGAGTTCGATAGCGCCGTAGCCCGTCTCCGCAAGGTGTCGGGACATGAATCCGCCTGCGTTCGAGGAGAGCAAGCCGTCAGTCAGCGGGGAGACGGCCGTTGCGTTCATCCGGCCGGTAAAGCTCATGTTCGAGACCTGCATCGGCCCCGTGGTGAACACGAGGCGGTTCTGCGGCCCGAGCGGGTCCGCGTCGAAGGGTGTCCGGTCGTAGACCAGTTTCGTCCCCACCCCACGCCCGCCGATGTATTGCTGGAGGGTTGCGTTGATGTCCGTTTCTGTGGTAGTCTGTTCGGTCAGGTTAGTGGTGAGGAGCGGCCCTCGGCTATGGAGCATAACTGGATACTGTTTCTCTAATACAATAAATCTTAATCAGAATTCATAACCTTGGCGTATAGTGGTATTATGTTCAACTAATTTGGGTTGCTAGCCGGTACGCGTGTTGTTGGCGAGAGAGTGGCTGCCGCTGTTGGTACAGAAGCGCCTGTGTTGACTCCGGTTCTATATATAGGTTATTTCCTGAACACCGTTCAAGAGTTGCTAAAGATATAACAGTGAGTAGGTAGTAGTTTTCTACACCGAGCGCAGTT encodes the following:
- a CDS encoding DUF7522 family protein, with the protein product MTTYDTQPQSGLDDGKAALVDALHDALGDPLRDVWVLDQRTQQPLYLRDDVAERIEDVAVEKHLDNERYGFVTRQTYNRLHYSEFRYTHRGFDTWELFRTFVTDDDAQVGVVVGLDSDGTSYDFGTLTDVVHGLADEYGAGAFAPVAPDDA
- a CDS encoding DUF5827 family protein, which produces MPVPKDDFETFHPCDFYTPAELLDEDEMYTVYEIARLLQDLAADAELDPNTENVLLDWAIPWIMNHSDDLVVAEPREEEEPGYYGVAEDA
- a CDS encoding MBL fold metallo-hydrolase, which gives rise to MATNLAAGVDAFTSNAFLVEGDRTALVDPGANFDVGSPVREHVDDLDAVLVTHPHPDHVGNLDDVKAAFDVDAWGFDASDDGIDHELADGDTVAIGDHDYEALHTPGHEPHHLAFYSQDASVLFAADLVFANGAFGRTDLEGGDRDTLLRSIDRVLDVVDDLDVMHAGHGPSVTTGAIENIELAARAARQR
- a CDS encoding cupin domain-containing protein: MPYQKATIADAESALPDDARAKMFRMKDALDTEEVAFTLFTMEPNAEGMEHDHRDSGQEEVYYVVEGGVDVEFGDATVSLDEREAIRIDAEESRQIRNRDHYSELVLVGAPR
- the thyX gene encoding FAD-dependent thymidylate synthase, which translates into the protein MRVRLLDTTDDPEELICRGARNDYMSGWVAEQDFEEAMDGVEGDNIEDQKANFLAKLLKRGHYGPFEHPSATFAIEGMSRSCMAQLTRHRHASFDVQSMRYVAFDEVDPADVEEGEMVVTPPSATDPDWIGRNQKNADVDEETIEQREEIFQQSVRQSVEDYQELLELGMPPEDARFVLPIGTEVNVVVTLNPRSLMHIADMRAAADAQWEIRDLTEQLLDLAAEWCPHTFDYYEAEMKHRKNRLAP
- a CDS encoding glycoside hydrolase family 3 C-terminal domain-containing protein, which produces MPSGTYFGDALADAVEADRVNETTVVDDMVQRGLHSQQQTGALAGEQAGSDPARGTDEHYQTAQHVAEEGTVLLKNDDLLPLDADSLDELALVGPNVESFKPSVGGSDHIDAIRRISPADGIREVAGDVTVTTVATDPRELVGPDAFTPASGNGAGLTAKYYPNADWSGSPTRTRVEDNVALTEDDLSGIDAENVSVRWTGTVTPSESGTYALALTSQAPSRLYVDGEEVVTNEGGGFMGPKTEEYTLELEAGQSHEIRVDAVGTPPVNLEWTPPAAVQEAADAAASADTAIVLAKTDTFYGDDRHEFALPGNQNAVISAVADANADTAVVSNAESPVAMPWLAAVTAVLQLWFPGQEGGRALANVLFGETNPSGKTPVTFAESLGDYLPQAVDSLPNGARGYPGIDGTAYYDEGVFVGYRHFDEHDIEPLFPFGHGESYTAFEYENASVSRAATTPVDGLTVSVDVTNTGDRDGAEAVQVYVGAVDPSVERPPKELAGIAKTDVAAGETETVSVKLDREAFRYWDDEADEWAVDYGEYDVSVAASSRDVRATERIELRESVQQSESTTSGTGTQSETATASGSTGGNAPGFGAAAAAVAFTAGVVQRFRDDD
- a CDS encoding TrmB family transcriptional regulator, with the protein product MTDDARLVSRLQQFGFSEKEASVYLEAVERGRGTPSDLATDAGVSTSYVYDVCDDLEREGLVTVDDHQTPTQIRATPPSEALEERVHTMTETMRELDEQYERPDDDFDTLELIRSRQTLLRRVRSFVEAADDEVFVTLPADAFDELATVIRGAVERGCLVLVAVSGLDEATLDARYGDVATVVKSWSKDESMYLCIDQQRGVIAPATLLGWDHGDASAVTFQNYSTAVAIESAFLGTVWAASEPLSVRRPAALPHDYGDNFRRALYDATLLRRAGRSVDAMLSVRPTETSEDPQTITGTITGTKQGLVAPRTSDFGMENMLSVDTGDRSVTVGAVGAFLEDYEATNVVLRDGE
- a CDS encoding transcription initiation factor IIB; this translates as MSTKTIQQYSGTAQHETDTTETEHAQTHTCPECGGSLEQDETHGETICVDCGLVVEEDDIDRGPEWRAFDSSEQDEKSRVGAPTTKLMHDKGLSTNIGWQDKDAYGNSLSSSQRQKMQRLRKWNERFRTRDSKERNLKQALAEIERMGSALGLPEDVRETASVIYRRALSDDLLPGRSIEGVASAAIYAAGRQANHPRSIKEVANVSRVDDMEFKRTYRYIVRELGLAVKPADPTSYVGRIASELDVEDHVERRARQLLDTADGTGVFNGKSPVGLAAAAIYAAGRLTATRSTQDDVAAAADISTVTIRNRYQELLEVADTTSA
- a CDS encoding DUF7835 family putative zinc beta-ribbon protein — its product is MASKNVQSDGITEECTACGREQPHSVTIDILTESDKDENASFSREPYRVAECQACGTTTKTRMNNV